A single window of Candidatus Atribacteria bacterium ADurb.Bin276 DNA harbors:
- a CDS encoding ABC-2 family transporter protein yields MASQGRITKILLKRDLLYSLYSWGYYGVLFVSFFASSFILKNFLDGIREDDILVSAFPLNYPLYITIIIISLYLVLISAISISREREQGTLEVLFYGPVTSKNFLMAKFWKDFFLGVISLGFTAVYFFLVSFFTNLGFTPGLVRALIMGVFLISCVVSFGLFISSLTSRVRSSVITLIAVFGAFLAIQFSYSTLLGLEKESLPTSLFYVRETLQLVFKGINWVSPFAYLSRGLDSVILDNWSLFFTNVLYCIVYVVIFLSLSIFIMNRRGVKA; encoded by the coding sequence GTGGCAAGCCAAGGAAGAATTACCAAGATTCTCCTAAAAAGAGACCTTTTATATAGCTTGTATAGTTGGGGTTATTATGGAGTGTTGTTTGTTTCCTTCTTCGCCTCATCTTTTATTTTAAAGAATTTTCTTGATGGAATTAGAGAAGACGATATTTTAGTGAGCGCATTTCCTCTTAATTATCCATTGTATATCACCATCATCATCATCTCACTCTACTTGGTACTCATTTCGGCGATTTCGATATCAAGGGAACGCGAACAAGGAACCTTAGAAGTTCTCTTCTACGGACCAGTTACTTCAAAGAATTTTCTAATGGCTAAATTTTGGAAAGACTTTTTTTTGGGTGTAATTTCATTAGGTTTTACTGCTGTTTACTTCTTCTTGGTGAGCTTTTTTACCAATTTAGGATTTACTCCTGGTCTGGTTCGTGCCTTGATTATGGGAGTATTTCTCATATCTTGTGTGGTTAGTTTTGGGCTTTTCATCTCCTCACTGACCAGCCGGGTAAGAAGTTCGGTCATCACGCTCATTGCGGTTTTTGGGGCATTCCTTGCCATCCAGTTTTCTTATAGTACCCTTTTAGGATTAGAAAAAGAATCCCTCCCGACTTCGCTTTTTTATGTTCGAGAAACACTTCAATTAGTTTTTAAGGGAATCAATTGGGTTTCACCCTTTGCCTATTTATCACGAGGTTTAGATTCGGTAATATTGGATAATTGGTCATTGTTCTTTACTAATGTTCTATATTGCATCGTGTATGTAGTGATTTTTCTCTCTCTTTCCATCTTCATCATGAACCGAAGAGGTGTCAAGGCATGA